The Neomonachus schauinslandi chromosome 4, ASM220157v2, whole genome shotgun sequence genome includes a region encoding these proteins:
- the DFFB gene encoding DNA fragmentation factor subunit beta isoform X2: protein MEFPGHSARLWSRSRAHKAQDPRRSADLCGLGEDPPERSAKHVPPAGSEALRMSAVFRKPKTFRLRALHSQRKFGVAGWSCPEVLQKGCRHFQLPVTGSRLCLYEDGTELTGDYFWGVPDNSELLLLTSGQTWQGYVSDISRLLSVFHKPHAGLIQAAQQLLSDEQAPLRQKLLADLLHTVSENIAAETRAEDPPWFEGLESRFRSKSGYLRYSCESRIRSYLREVNSYASVVGVEAQEEYSRIVDVMCRELRAAQYNGSYFDRGAEAGGRLCTSEGWFCCQGPFDMDTCASKHSINPYGNRESRVLFSTWNLDHIIEKKRTVVPALAEAVAERDGREVAWEYFYSLLFTSENLKLVHIACHKKTTHKLSCDPRRIYKPQTKPKRRRPARKCQ from the exons ATGGAGTTTCCGGGGCACTCCGCGCGACTTTGGTCCCGCAGCAGAGCCCACAAGGCGCAGGACCCTCGCCGCTCAGCTGATCTCTGCGGCCTGGGCGAGGACCCGCCTGAGCGGTCCGCCAAGCACGTGCCGCCGGCGGGGTCGGAGGCCCTCAGGATGTCTGCGGTGTTCCGGAAGCCCAAGACGTTCAGGCTGCGGGCTCTGCACAGCCAGAGGAAGTTTGGGGTGGCGGGGTGGAGCTGCCCCGAGGTGCTGCAGAAGGGGTGCCGCCACTTTCAG CTCCCTGTCACCGGCTCCCGCCTGTGCCTCTATGAGGATGGCACGGAGCTGACCGGAGATTACTTCTGGGGTGTCCCTGACAACTCGGAGCTGCTGCTTCTCACCTCGGGCCAGACCTGGCAAGGCT ATGTGAGTGACATCAGTCGCCTCCTCAGCGTGTTCCACAAGCCGCACGCGGGGCTCATCCAGGCCGCCCAGCAGCTGCTCTCCGACGAGCAGGCCCCGCTGCGGCAGAAGCTGCTGGCCGACCTCCTGCACACCGTCAGCGAGAACATCGCGGCCGAGACCAGGGCCGAGGACCCGCCGTGGTTCGAAG GTTTGGAGTCTCGATTCAGGAGTAAGTCTGGGTACCTGAGGTACAGCTGCGAGAGCCGGATCCGGAGCTACCTGAGAGAG GTGAACTCTTACGCCTCCGTGGTCGGTGTGGAGGCTCAGGAGGAGTATTCCCGCATCGTGGACGTCATGTGCCGGGAGCTCAGGGCGGCGCAATACAACGGCAGCTACTTCGACAGAGGCGCCGAGGCAGGCGGCCGGCTCTGCACGTCCGAGGGCTGGTTCTGCTGCCAG GGTCCTTTTGACATGGACACCTGTGCATCCAAACACTCCATCAATCCCTACGGTAACAGGGAGAGCCGGGTCCTCTTCAGCACGTGGAACCTGGACCACAT AATAGAAAAGAAGCGCACGGTGGTCCCTGCGCTGGCTGAGGCCGTTGCAGAGCGAGACGGCAGAGAAGTGGCCTGGGAGTATTTCTACAGCCTGCTCTTCACCTCGGAAAACCTGAAGTTGGTCCACATCGCCTGCCACAAGAAAACCACCCACAAGCTCAGCTGTGACCCCCGCAGGATCTACAAACCGCAGACGAAGCCGAAGAGGCGGCGGCCGGCCCGCAAGTGCCAGTGA
- the DFFB gene encoding DNA fragmentation factor subunit beta isoform X1 → MEFPGHSARLWSRSRAHKAQDPRRSADLCGLGEDPPERSAKHVPPAGSEALRMSAVFRKPKTFRLRALHSQRKFGVAGWSCPEVLQKGCRHFQLPVTGSRLCLYEDGTELTGDYFWGVPDNSELLLLTSGQTWQGCKWRGLHQHCRIQDRYILLVPLLVADVSDISRLLSVFHKPHAGLIQAAQQLLSDEQAPLRQKLLADLLHTVSENIAAETRAEDPPWFEGLESRFRSKSGYLRYSCESRIRSYLREVNSYASVVGVEAQEEYSRIVDVMCRELRAAQYNGSYFDRGAEAGGRLCTSEGWFCCQGPFDMDTCASKHSINPYGNRESRVLFSTWNLDHIIEKKRTVVPALAEAVAERDGREVAWEYFYSLLFTSENLKLVHIACHKKTTHKLSCDPRRIYKPQTKPKRRRPARKCQ, encoded by the exons ATGGAGTTTCCGGGGCACTCCGCGCGACTTTGGTCCCGCAGCAGAGCCCACAAGGCGCAGGACCCTCGCCGCTCAGCTGATCTCTGCGGCCTGGGCGAGGACCCGCCTGAGCGGTCCGCCAAGCACGTGCCGCCGGCGGGGTCGGAGGCCCTCAGGATGTCTGCGGTGTTCCGGAAGCCCAAGACGTTCAGGCTGCGGGCTCTGCACAGCCAGAGGAAGTTTGGGGTGGCGGGGTGGAGCTGCCCCGAGGTGCTGCAGAAGGGGTGCCGCCACTTTCAG CTCCCTGTCACCGGCTCCCGCCTGTGCCTCTATGAGGATGGCACGGAGCTGACCGGAGATTACTTCTGGGGTGTCCCTGACAACTCGGAGCTGCTGCTTCTCACCTCGGGCCAGACCTGGCAAGGCTGTAAGTGGCGGGGAC TTCATCAGCACTGCAGGATACAGGATCGATACA TTCTGTTGGTCCCCCTTCTGGTGGCAGATGTGAGTGACATCAGTCGCCTCCTCAGCGTGTTCCACAAGCCGCACGCGGGGCTCATCCAGGCCGCCCAGCAGCTGCTCTCCGACGAGCAGGCCCCGCTGCGGCAGAAGCTGCTGGCCGACCTCCTGCACACCGTCAGCGAGAACATCGCGGCCGAGACCAGGGCCGAGGACCCGCCGTGGTTCGAAG GTTTGGAGTCTCGATTCAGGAGTAAGTCTGGGTACCTGAGGTACAGCTGCGAGAGCCGGATCCGGAGCTACCTGAGAGAG GTGAACTCTTACGCCTCCGTGGTCGGTGTGGAGGCTCAGGAGGAGTATTCCCGCATCGTGGACGTCATGTGCCGGGAGCTCAGGGCGGCGCAATACAACGGCAGCTACTTCGACAGAGGCGCCGAGGCAGGCGGCCGGCTCTGCACGTCCGAGGGCTGGTTCTGCTGCCAG GGTCCTTTTGACATGGACACCTGTGCATCCAAACACTCCATCAATCCCTACGGTAACAGGGAGAGCCGGGTCCTCTTCAGCACGTGGAACCTGGACCACAT AATAGAAAAGAAGCGCACGGTGGTCCCTGCGCTGGCTGAGGCCGTTGCAGAGCGAGACGGCAGAGAAGTGGCCTGGGAGTATTTCTACAGCCTGCTCTTCACCTCGGAAAACCTGAAGTTGGTCCACATCGCCTGCCACAAGAAAACCACCCACAAGCTCAGCTGTGACCCCCGCAGGATCTACAAACCGCAGACGAAGCCGAAGAGGCGGCGGCCGGCCCGCAAGTGCCAGTGA
- the C4H1orf174 gene encoding UPF0688 protein C1orf174 homolog isoform X2, with protein sequence MRSRKLTGAVRSSARLRARRCSARLASAREAGTATSARTTSSHKAADRRTSKKFKYDKGHLVKAELQKLVPKSDSAALPKIPPESPRNNEPLGFAEDHVPPAGKGASAPAQPEAVGPPLGPCTAVGNTGPAETEDGLCLPAPGALTGEGPHGSRVARGSSALQGEQAPRPPLQTDDSVFLDEDSNQPMPVGRFFGNVELMQDLPPASSSCPSMSRREFRKMHFRAKDDEDDDDGAEM encoded by the exons CTCACAGGTGCAGTGCGGTCCTCCGCGCGCCTCCGAGCCCGCCGTTGCTCAGCCAGGTTGGCCTCTGCTCGGGAAGCCGGCACCGCCACGTCTGCCAGGACG ACCTCGTCACACAAAGCCGCCGACAGGCGAACTTCCAAGAAGTTCAAGTATGACAAAGGTCATCTGGTGAAAGCAGAATTACAGAAACTCGTCCCTAAGAGCGATAGTGCTGCTTTGCCCAAAATACCACCCGAGAGCCCTCGTAACAATGAGCCTCTGGGGTTTGCTGAAGACCACGTGCCGCCTGCAGGAAAGGGAGCTAGTGCTCCCGCTCAGCCGGAGGCCGTGGGGCCCCCCCTCGGGCCCTGCACAGCTGTGGGCAACACAGGCCCGGCAGAGACTGAAGACGGCCTGTGCCTGCCCGCCCCCGGGGCTCTTACAGGGGAGGGGCCTCATGGCAGCCGCGTGGCGCGGGGCAGCTCAGCGCTGCAGGGGGAGCAGGCCCCGAGGCCCCCGCTGCAGACAGATGACAGCGTCTTTCTGGACGAGGACAGCAACCAGCCGATGCCGGTGGGCCGGTTCTTCGGGAACGTGGAGCTCATGCAG GACCTTCCACCCGCGTCTTCGTCTTGTCCTTCGATGAGCAGGCGAGAATTCAGGAAAATGCATTTCAGAGCcaaagatgatgaagatgatgatgacgGTGCAGAAATGTAG
- the C4H1orf174 gene encoding UPF0688 protein C1orf174 homolog isoform X1 yields MRSRKLTGAVRSSARLRARRCSARLASAREAGTATSARTVCQTSSHKAADRRTSKKFKYDKGHLVKAELQKLVPKSDSAALPKIPPESPRNNEPLGFAEDHVPPAGKGASAPAQPEAVGPPLGPCTAVGNTGPAETEDGLCLPAPGALTGEGPHGSRVARGSSALQGEQAPRPPLQTDDSVFLDEDSNQPMPVGRFFGNVELMQDLPPASSSCPSMSRREFRKMHFRAKDDEDDDDGAEM; encoded by the exons CTCACAGGTGCAGTGCGGTCCTCCGCGCGCCTCCGAGCCCGCCGTTGCTCAGCCAGGTTGGCCTCTGCTCGGGAAGCCGGCACCGCCACGTCTGCCAGGACGGTATGTCAG ACCTCGTCACACAAAGCCGCCGACAGGCGAACTTCCAAGAAGTTCAAGTATGACAAAGGTCATCTGGTGAAAGCAGAATTACAGAAACTCGTCCCTAAGAGCGATAGTGCTGCTTTGCCCAAAATACCACCCGAGAGCCCTCGTAACAATGAGCCTCTGGGGTTTGCTGAAGACCACGTGCCGCCTGCAGGAAAGGGAGCTAGTGCTCCCGCTCAGCCGGAGGCCGTGGGGCCCCCCCTCGGGCCCTGCACAGCTGTGGGCAACACAGGCCCGGCAGAGACTGAAGACGGCCTGTGCCTGCCCGCCCCCGGGGCTCTTACAGGGGAGGGGCCTCATGGCAGCCGCGTGGCGCGGGGCAGCTCAGCGCTGCAGGGGGAGCAGGCCCCGAGGCCCCCGCTGCAGACAGATGACAGCGTCTTTCTGGACGAGGACAGCAACCAGCCGATGCCGGTGGGCCGGTTCTTCGGGAACGTGGAGCTCATGCAG GACCTTCCACCCGCGTCTTCGTCTTGTCCTTCGATGAGCAGGCGAGAATTCAGGAAAATGCATTTCAGAGCcaaagatgatgaagatgatgatgacgGTGCAGAAATGTAG